A window of the Streptomyces griseochromogenes genome harbors these coding sequences:
- a CDS encoding ROK family transcriptional regulator: MTGRRGRAGRSGSQTSAGDLLELVRSGRAVTRGALQQATGLSRATVGQRLDRLFRAGWLREGAGGPVDSPLGGRPSITLEFDDSHAVVLAADLETRHARAAVLTLTGELLAEHSGTLAIQDGPEAVLGELGHWFAELLEKAGHRAQEVCGIGLAVPGPVDSATGRVVQPPIMPGWDGYDIRGRLARAFTEHTGAPAVPVLVDNDANLMAYGEQRTAFPDCSAFVLVKVSTGIGAGVVVDGSIYRGVDGGAGDIGHIRVGAKALCRCGSYGCLAAVASGGAVARRLVEAGVPAASGSDVRDLLAAGHPEAAALAREAGRTVGDVLATVVTLLNPGVLMIAGDLAGTPFLTGVRELLYQRALPRSTAHLEVVTSRLGERAGLIGAGALVVEHLYAPERVEERLLALGV, encoded by the coding sequence ATGACGGGACGGCGCGGCAGGGCCGGACGGAGCGGAAGCCAGACGAGCGCGGGCGATCTGCTCGAACTCGTGCGCAGCGGGCGAGCCGTCACGCGCGGCGCGCTCCAGCAGGCCACCGGGCTGTCCCGGGCCACCGTCGGACAGCGCCTGGACCGGCTGTTCCGGGCGGGCTGGCTGCGCGAGGGCGCCGGCGGCCCGGTCGACTCCCCGCTCGGCGGCCGCCCCTCCATCACCCTGGAGTTCGACGACTCCCACGCCGTGGTCCTCGCCGCCGACCTGGAGACCCGGCACGCCCGGGCGGCCGTCCTGACCCTGACCGGCGAGCTCCTCGCCGAGCACTCGGGGACCCTCGCCATCCAGGACGGACCGGAGGCGGTCCTTGGGGAACTCGGCCACTGGTTCGCCGAGTTGCTGGAGAAGGCCGGGCATCGGGCGCAGGAGGTCTGCGGGATCGGGCTCGCGGTGCCGGGCCCGGTCGACAGCGCGACGGGCCGGGTGGTCCAGCCGCCGATCATGCCGGGCTGGGACGGCTACGACATACGAGGCCGCCTCGCCCGCGCCTTCACCGAGCACACGGGCGCCCCCGCGGTCCCGGTCCTGGTGGACAACGACGCCAACCTCATGGCCTACGGCGAACAGCGCACCGCATTCCCGGACTGCTCGGCCTTCGTGCTGGTCAAGGTGTCCACGGGCATCGGCGCCGGGGTCGTGGTCGACGGCTCGATCTACCGGGGCGTCGACGGCGGCGCGGGCGACATCGGGCACATCCGGGTGGGCGCCAAGGCGCTGTGCCGGTGCGGGTCGTACGGCTGTCTCGCCGCCGTCGCCAGCGGTGGCGCCGTGGCCCGGCGGCTGGTGGAGGCCGGGGTGCCTGCCGCCTCCGGCTCGGACGTACGGGACCTGCTCGCCGCCGGGCACCCGGAGGCGGCCGCGCTGGCCCGGGAGGCCGGGCGCACGGTCGGCGACGTGCTGGCGACGGTCGTGACCCTGCTCAACCCCGGCGTGCTGATGATCGCGGGCGATCTGGCCGGAACGCCCTTCCTCACCGGCGTCCGGGAACTGCTCTACCAACGGGCGCTGCCCCGCTCGACGGCCCACCTGGAGGTCGTGACCTCGCGGCTGGGGGAGCGGGCGGGGCTGATCGGTGCGGGCGCGCTGGTCGTGGAGCACCTGTACGC
- a CDS encoding MGH1-like glycoside hydrolase domain-containing protein has product MDRTAQLTASLPEREIAYDPPASASSLHVRAAQVLDANWTGNSTVPSRSLYPHQWSWDSAFVAIGLRHLSPLRAQTELETLLAAQWGDGRVPHIVFSPSVPLDAYFPSPDFWRSSTAGRAAGAPRTVQTSGIVQPPVHALATWLVHRADPGLSRARGFLSGVYPRLAAWHRYLLHRRDLGGGGLVSVVHPWEQGMDNSPCWDAPLSRVTPAPARSFRRADLDHGAPEDRPTDLDYGRYVRLATDYRDRGYADGEGEFAVEDPAFNALLIASEHALARIATELGAPGTARHARAERLTAALVERLWDAASGMFLCRDLRGGALVPERSVSGLVPLLLPGLPREIAAALVGTLCGPHFGLGDTTALVPSYDLLGEAFDPHRYWRGPAWFNTSWLVERGLRAHGERERADALREAVLSLAAATDFAEYVDPYTGEACGATGFGWTAALALDLLHERPGDTVSPTTAGAFDTSDKGGDRG; this is encoded by the coding sequence GTGGATCGCACTGCCCAGCTCACCGCCTCCCTCCCGGAACGGGAGATCGCATACGATCCGCCGGCATCGGCGTCGTCGCTGCACGTCAGGGCCGCACAGGTGCTCGACGCCAACTGGACGGGCAACTCGACGGTCCCCTCCCGGAGTCTGTATCCGCACCAGTGGTCCTGGGACTCGGCGTTCGTCGCGATCGGCCTCAGGCACCTCTCGCCGCTGCGCGCGCAGACGGAGCTGGAGACGCTGCTGGCGGCCCAGTGGGGCGACGGGCGCGTCCCGCACATCGTCTTCAGCCCTTCCGTACCGCTCGACGCGTACTTCCCGAGCCCCGACTTCTGGCGCTCCTCGACCGCGGGGCGCGCCGCGGGCGCCCCGCGCACCGTGCAGACGTCCGGCATCGTGCAGCCACCGGTGCACGCGCTGGCCACCTGGCTGGTGCACCGCGCCGACCCCGGGCTGTCGCGGGCCCGCGGCTTCCTCTCCGGGGTGTACCCGCGGCTCGCCGCCTGGCACCGGTATCTGCTGCACCGCCGGGACCTGGGCGGCGGCGGTCTGGTGTCCGTCGTGCACCCCTGGGAACAGGGTATGGACAACAGCCCCTGCTGGGACGCCCCGCTCTCCCGTGTCACCCCGGCCCCGGCCCGCTCCTTCCGCCGCGCCGACCTCGACCACGGCGCCCCCGAGGACCGGCCGACGGACCTGGACTACGGGCGGTACGTGCGGCTGGCCACGGACTATCGCGACCGTGGGTATGCCGACGGGGAGGGGGAGTTCGCCGTCGAGGACCCGGCGTTCAACGCGCTGCTGATCGCGTCCGAGCACGCGCTGGCGCGGATCGCCACGGAGCTGGGCGCGCCCGGTACCGCCCGCCACGCGCGCGCCGAGCGGCTGACGGCGGCCCTGGTGGAGCGGCTGTGGGACGCGGCGAGCGGGATGTTCCTGTGCCGGGATCTGCGCGGCGGCGCCCTCGTCCCCGAGCGGAGTGTCTCCGGCCTGGTCCCGTTGCTGCTGCCGGGGCTGCCCCGGGAGATCGCCGCCGCCCTCGTCGGCACGCTGTGCGGCCCGCACTTCGGGCTGGGCGACACCACGGCGCTGGTCCCGAGCTACGACCTCCTCGGCGAGGCCTTCGACCCGCACCGGTACTGGCGGGGCCCCGCCTGGTTCAACACGAGCTGGCTGGTGGAGCGGGGGCTGCGCGCGCACGGTGAGCGAGAGCGGGCCGACGCGCTGCGCGAGGCGGTGCTGAGCCTCGCCGCGGCCACCGATTTCGCCGAGTACGTCGACCCGTACACCGGCGAGGCGTGCGGCGCGACCGGCTTCGGCTGGACGGCCGCGCTCGCGCTGGATCTGCTTCATGAGCGCCCCGGAGACACCGTGTCCCCCACGACCGCGGGCGCGTTCGACACGAGTGACAAGGGAGGGGACCGGGGATGA
- a CDS encoding glycogen debranching N-terminal domain-containing protein, protein MTDRHHLLVHGATFAAVGDRGDISGVRRGSSPDGLFVRDARHLSRWQLTVDGAVPEVLTPVADGDAARCVLVPRGGRQEPPAHTLFREQAVGDSSFVESVRVTSNRPVPTTLRLAITADADFTDQFELRSDHRTYVKAGAVRSRQVMDDGIEFAYRRAEWRSCTTITADPAPEAVEETGTGARRLVWTLDLEPHGTTELVLRVMARPHGDKRALRVPRSPASVNEQLLALEGGFVEGVAFPTGWPELAAACARGLADLAALQVAATGPDGEELRVPAAGAPWFLTLLGRDALLTALFALPYRPQLAAATLPALAATQATRAGVSSVAQPGKIVHEVRHGELAHFGQVPFRRYYGSVDATPLFLILLGAYVEQSADAGLARRLEPHARAAIGWMLDHGGLTSRGYLVYRADEGGLANQNWKDSPGAICWSDGTRPTGAVMAAGAQGYAYDALRRTAWLARTAWADETYAALLEQAAADLRDRFQRDFWMEGRSFPALALDGEGRQVDALASDAGHLLWSGLLDKEYGEVVGRRLLEPDFFSGWGVRTLASGQSAYHPLSYHRGSVWPHDNALITLGLARYGLHDEARTVAHALVDAATAAGHRLPEVLAGYGRGTHPEPVPYPHACVRESRSAAAPLALLTAVGGA, encoded by the coding sequence ATGACAGACCGGCATCATCTGCTCGTGCACGGGGCGACCTTCGCCGCCGTGGGCGACCGGGGCGACATCAGCGGGGTGCGGCGGGGCAGCTCCCCGGACGGGTTATTCGTCCGCGACGCCCGGCATCTCAGCCGCTGGCAGCTCACCGTCGACGGCGCGGTGCCCGAGGTGCTCACCCCGGTCGCGGACGGCGACGCGGCCCGCTGTGTGCTGGTGCCGCGCGGCGGCCGGCAGGAGCCGCCCGCCCACACCCTCTTCAGGGAACAGGCCGTCGGCGACAGCTCGTTCGTCGAGTCCGTGCGGGTGACCAGCAACCGCCCGGTGCCCACCACCCTCCGCCTCGCCATCACCGCCGACGCCGACTTCACCGACCAGTTCGAACTCCGCTCCGACCACCGCACCTACGTCAAGGCGGGCGCCGTGCGCTCTCGCCAGGTCATGGACGACGGCATCGAGTTCGCCTACCGGCGCGCGGAGTGGCGCTCCTGCACGACCATCACGGCCGACCCCGCCCCGGAGGCCGTCGAGGAGACCGGCACCGGCGCCCGCCGCCTGGTGTGGACCCTGGACCTGGAACCCCACGGCACGACCGAGCTTGTGCTGCGCGTGATGGCCCGCCCGCACGGCGACAAACGCGCCCTGCGCGTACCGCGCTCGCCCGCCTCGGTGAACGAGCAGCTCCTCGCGCTGGAGGGCGGTTTCGTGGAGGGCGTGGCCTTCCCGACCGGCTGGCCCGAGCTGGCGGCGGCCTGCGCCCGGGGCCTGGCCGACCTGGCCGCGCTGCAGGTGGCGGCGACCGGACCGGACGGCGAGGAACTGCGCGTACCGGCCGCCGGCGCCCCCTGGTTCCTCACCCTGCTGGGCCGGGACGCCCTGCTCACCGCCCTGTTCGCGCTGCCGTACCGGCCTCAGCTGGCCGCGGCCACGCTCCCCGCGCTGGCCGCGACCCAGGCGACGCGGGCCGGGGTGTCCTCCGTCGCCCAGCCCGGCAAGATCGTGCACGAGGTGCGCCACGGCGAGCTGGCGCACTTCGGCCAGGTGCCGTTCCGGCGGTACTACGGCTCGGTCGACGCGACCCCGCTGTTCCTGATCCTGCTCGGCGCGTACGTCGAGCAGAGCGCCGACGCCGGCCTCGCCCGCCGTCTGGAACCGCACGCCCGCGCGGCAATCGGCTGGATGCTGGACCACGGCGGGCTGACCTCGCGCGGCTATCTGGTCTACCGCGCCGACGAGGGCGGCCTCGCCAACCAGAACTGGAAGGACTCCCCCGGCGCCATCTGCTGGTCCGACGGCACCCGGCCCACCGGCGCGGTGATGGCGGCGGGCGCCCAGGGCTACGCGTACGACGCGCTGCGCCGCACGGCGTGGCTGGCGCGCACGGCGTGGGCCGACGAGACGTACGCCGCCCTGCTGGAACAGGCGGCGGCCGACCTGCGGGACCGCTTCCAGCGGGACTTCTGGATGGAGGGGCGCTCCTTCCCGGCGCTCGCCCTGGACGGGGAGGGCCGCCAGGTCGACGCGCTGGCCTCCGATGCCGGGCATCTGCTGTGGTCGGGGCTGCTGGACAAGGAGTACGGGGAAGTTGTCGGCCGGCGCCTCCTTGAACCGGACTTCTTCTCCGGCTGGGGAGTACGCACGCTTGCCTCCGGTCAGTCGGCGTATCACCCGTTGTCGTACCACCGGGGCTCGGTCTGGCCCCATGACAACGCGCTGATCACGCTCGGCCTGGCCCGCTACGGCCTGCACGACGAGGCTCGTACGGTGGCGCACGCCCTGGTCGACGCGGCGACGGCGGCGGGCCATCGGCTGCCGGAGGTGCTGGCGGGGTACGGCCGCGGCACGCATCCGGAGCCGGTGCCCTATCCGCACGCGTGCGTGCGCGAGTCCCGCTCGGCGGCGGCGCCGCTCGCGTTGCTGACGGCAGTCGGCGGGGCGTAG
- a CDS encoding CDP-alcohol phosphatidyltransferase gives MTLTVLAAVLVVAALVLPNSVVGLGPAKFVRIPGEAVIGAAVILALPRRPRIVLAAVSGVALAALTVLNLLDMGFNQYLGRGFNPVLDWSLLGDAQSYLEDSLGRTTTLAVTAAVIALVLLVFVLLALSTVRLSNVLARHTATATRGTLIAGVVWITCSSLGLQISGVPIASDRAATALRWQVRQARNTLRDEAEFQKVAKVDAFGNTPGSQLVPALRGKDMVFTFIESYGRSAVEDPIMAPGVDKTLDERTQALAKAGFHAKSGWLTSATYGGSSWLGHSTTMSGLWISNQQRYRTVMASDHMSLTDAFKKTGAFDTVGVMPGVQKGWPEQKWYGLDKVYNAFQLGYKGPKFSWSTMPDQYALQQYQDRVHSKKPADGKARMSLLILTSSHQPWAPIPKMVGWDQLGDGSVFKGIQAAGNQPADVIADTTKSRQEYGKSIQYSVTALTQWLERYGSKDTVLVFLGDHQPIARVSGNHASRDVPISIVAKDPKVLDKIDGWGWTDGLRPAHNAPVWKMSAFRDRFLTAYGSTPHPKKG, from the coding sequence GTGACCCTGACCGTGCTCGCCGCCGTTCTTGTCGTCGCCGCGCTCGTGCTGCCGAACTCCGTGGTCGGGCTCGGGCCCGCGAAGTTCGTGCGGATACCGGGGGAGGCGGTCATCGGGGCCGCGGTGATTCTCGCGCTGCCGCGCCGGCCGCGGATCGTGCTGGCCGCCGTGTCCGGGGTCGCGCTGGCCGCGCTGACCGTGCTGAACCTGCTCGACATGGGCTTCAACCAGTACCTCGGCCGAGGCTTCAACCCCGTCCTCGACTGGAGCCTGCTCGGCGACGCGCAGTCGTATCTGGAGGACTCACTGGGCCGTACGACCACCCTCGCCGTCACGGCCGCTGTCATCGCCCTCGTCCTGCTGGTGTTCGTGCTGCTGGCCCTGTCGACGGTCCGGCTGAGCAATGTGCTCGCCCGGCACACCGCCACCGCGACCCGGGGCACCCTGATCGCCGGGGTCGTCTGGATCACCTGCTCCTCCCTCGGCCTGCAGATATCCGGCGTGCCGATCGCCTCCGACCGGGCCGCCACCGCGCTGAGGTGGCAGGTGCGGCAGGCGCGCAACACCCTGCGGGACGAGGCGGAGTTCCAGAAGGTGGCCAAGGTGGACGCGTTCGGGAACACCCCGGGCAGTCAGCTGGTCCCCGCTCTGCGCGGCAAGGACATGGTCTTCACGTTCATCGAGAGCTACGGCCGCAGTGCCGTCGAGGACCCGATCATGGCGCCCGGCGTCGACAAGACCCTGGACGAGCGCACCCAGGCACTGGCGAAGGCGGGTTTCCACGCCAAGAGCGGCTGGCTGACCTCGGCGACCTACGGCGGCAGCAGCTGGCTCGGCCACTCCACCACCATGTCGGGCCTGTGGATCAGCAACCAGCAGCGTTACCGCACCGTCATGGCCAGCGACCACATGAGCCTGACGGACGCGTTCAAGAAGACCGGCGCGTTCGACACGGTCGGCGTGATGCCGGGCGTGCAGAAGGGGTGGCCGGAGCAGAAGTGGTACGGCCTCGACAAGGTCTACAACGCCTTCCAGCTCGGCTACAAGGGCCCGAAGTTCAGCTGGTCGACCATGCCGGACCAGTACGCGCTGCAGCAGTACCAGGACCGGGTGCACAGCAAGAAGCCCGCCGACGGCAAGGCGCGGATGTCGCTGCTCATCCTGACCTCCAGCCACCAGCCGTGGGCACCGATCCCGAAGATGGTCGGCTGGGACCAGCTCGGTGACGGCTCGGTCTTCAAGGGCATCCAGGCGGCGGGCAACCAGCCGGCCGACGTCATCGCCGACACCACCAAGTCCCGCCAGGAGTACGGCAAGTCGATCCAGTACTCGGTGACCGCGCTGACCCAGTGGCTGGAGCGCTACGGCAGCAAGGACACCGTGCTCGTCTTCCTCGGCGACCACCAGCCGATCGCCCGGGTCAGCGGCAACCACGCCAGCCGTGACGTGCCGATCTCGATCGTCGCGAAGGACCCGAAGGTCCTCGACAAGATCGACGGGTGGGGGTGGACGGACGGTCTGCGTCCTGCCCACAACGCCCCGGTCTGGAAGATGAGCGCCTTCCGCGACCGCTTCCTGACGGCGTACGGCTCGACCCCACACCCGAAGAAGGGCTGA
- the dusB gene encoding tRNA dihydrouridine synthase DusB, which yields MTHPLSIGPHAVAPPVVLAPMAGITNAPFRTLCREFSGGKGLFVSEMITTRALVERNEKTMQLIHFDATEKPRSIQLYGVDPATVGKAVRMIAEEDLADHIDLNFGCPVPKVTRKGGGSALPYKRNLLRAILREAVSGAGDLPVTMKMRKGIDDDHITYLDAGRIAVEEGVTAIALHGRTAAQHYGGTADWDAIARLKEHVPEIPVLGNGDIWSAEDALRMVRETGCDGVVVGRGCLGRPWLFADLVAAFEGRTQDIARPALREVADVMVRHATLLGEWIGDESRGVIDFRKHVAWYLKGFAVGSEMRGRLAITSSLEELRAGLDELDLDQPWPTGADGPRGRTSGNNRVVLPDGWLKDPYDCAGLGEDAELDTSGG from the coding sequence ATGACCCACCCGCTCTCCATCGGCCCGCACGCCGTCGCTCCGCCCGTCGTGCTCGCACCCATGGCGGGGATCACCAACGCGCCCTTCCGCACCCTGTGCCGGGAGTTCAGCGGCGGCAAGGGGCTGTTCGTCAGCGAGATGATCACGACCCGGGCGCTGGTCGAGCGCAACGAGAAGACCATGCAGCTGATCCACTTCGACGCGACCGAGAAGCCGCGCTCGATCCAGCTGTACGGCGTCGACCCGGCGACCGTCGGCAAGGCCGTCCGCATGATCGCGGAGGAGGACCTCGCCGACCACATCGACCTGAACTTCGGCTGCCCGGTCCCCAAGGTCACACGCAAGGGCGGCGGCTCGGCCCTCCCCTACAAGCGCAACCTGCTGCGCGCGATCCTGCGCGAGGCGGTCTCCGGCGCCGGCGACCTCCCGGTGACGATGAAGATGCGCAAGGGCATCGACGACGACCACATCACCTACCTGGATGCCGGCCGCATCGCCGTCGAGGAGGGGGTCACGGCGATCGCGCTGCACGGCCGCACGGCCGCACAGCACTACGGTGGCACGGCCGACTGGGACGCCATCGCCCGCCTCAAGGAGCACGTGCCGGAGATCCCCGTGCTCGGCAACGGCGACATCTGGTCGGCCGAGGACGCGCTGCGGATGGTGCGGGAGACCGGCTGCGACGGGGTCGTCGTGGGCCGCGGCTGCCTGGGGCGGCCGTGGCTGTTCGCGGATCTGGTGGCGGCTTTCGAGGGGCGTACGCAGGACATCGCGCGGCCGGCTCTTCGTGAGGTGGCCGACGTCATGGTCCGGCACGCGACGCTGCTCGGCGAATGGATCGGCGACGAGTCGCGGGGCGTCATCGACTTCCGCAAGCACGTGGCCTGGTACCTGAAGGGCTTCGCGGTCGGCTCCGAGATGCGGGGGCGGCTCGCGATCACCTCCTCGCTGGAGGAGCTGCGGGCCGGCCTGGACGAGCTGGACCTCGACCAGCCCTGGCCCACCGGCGCCGACGGGCCGCGCGGCCGTACGTCCGGCAACAACCGGGTGGTGCTGCCGGACGGCTGGCTGAAGGACCCGTACGACTGCGCGGGCCTCGGCGAGGACGCGGAGCTCGACACGTCGGGCGGCTGA
- a CDS encoding helix-turn-helix transcriptional regulator has protein sequence MTIAAPEQPREQDEERHGGRPGERHIRRRELAAFLRSRRERVTPEQVGLPRGPRRRTPGLRREEVAHLSAVGVTWYTWIEQARATHVSAQVLDAVARTLLMDPTERAHLFALAGTADPRTEAECTLAPKSALKIVERLAPYPATLQNARYDILAANRPFAQVFGDPAELHPAERNCLWLLTTSERWMRDCLDRDEMLRDLIAKYRAGMAEHMAEPAWKERLNGLLEVSEEFRGLWERHEVAPTTPHVKRYLHPVVGLIRLEHRNMWLAPQAPAHRVVAYVPADEDSEERLERLAELSHG, from the coding sequence ATGACCATCGCAGCGCCGGAACAGCCGAGGGAGCAGGACGAGGAGCGGCACGGGGGCCGGCCGGGGGAGCGGCACATCCGCCGGCGCGAGCTGGCCGCGTTTCTGCGCAGCCGCCGCGAGCGCGTCACCCCCGAGCAGGTCGGCCTGCCGCGCGGCCCCCGCCGCCGTACGCCCGGCCTGCGCCGGGAGGAGGTCGCGCACCTCTCCGCGGTCGGCGTCACCTGGTACACCTGGATCGAGCAGGCCCGCGCCACCCATGTCTCCGCCCAGGTGCTGGACGCGGTCGCCCGTACCCTGCTGATGGACCCGACCGAGCGCGCCCATCTCTTCGCGCTCGCCGGGACCGCCGACCCGCGCACCGAGGCCGAGTGCACCCTCGCCCCGAAGTCCGCGCTGAAGATCGTCGAGCGTCTTGCGCCCTACCCGGCCACCCTGCAGAACGCCCGCTACGACATCCTCGCCGCCAACCGTCCCTTCGCCCAGGTCTTCGGCGACCCCGCCGAGCTGCACCCGGCCGAGCGCAACTGTCTGTGGCTGCTGACCACCAGCGAGCGCTGGATGCGGGACTGCCTCGACCGGGACGAGATGCTGCGGGACCTGATCGCCAAGTACCGGGCGGGCATGGCCGAGCACATGGCCGAGCCCGCCTGGAAGGAGCGGCTGAACGGGCTGCTGGAGGTCTCCGAGGAGTTCCGCGGGCTGTGGGAGCGGCACGAGGTCGCGCCGACGACCCCGCACGTCAAGCGCTACCTCCACCCCGTGGTCGGCCTGATCCGTCTGGAGCACCGCAACATGTGGCTGGCCCCGCAGGCACCGGCCCACCGGGTGGTCGCCTACGTCCCCGCCGACGAGGACAGCGAGGAGCGCCTGGAGCGGCTGGCGGAGCTGTCCCACGGGTGA
- a CDS encoding MFS transporter, translating to MSTDWYPAGGSRRVDSVTTTTTCVPTAAPPRSLTPLGLLTLMLGTALPMIDFFIVNVALPTIERDLHAPAATLEMVVAGYAVAYAVLLVLGGRLGDTYGRRRLFLWGVTGFGLTSLACGLAPDAWWLVGARVAQGAASAALLPQVLATIHATTNGERRSRAVALYGSVGGVSVVLGQVLGGVLVAADPAGTGWRAVFLVNVPVAVAAFGLAMRSVPDSRAERPARGDLAGTALLAATLTALLLPLTEGRAAGWPLWSVLLLCAAPLLAYAFHAVERHGERTGGGPLLPPSLLADPGVRRGLLLGLPVFIGFAGWMFVSAVTLQQGLGYGALTAGLTLVPMGVAQFAASMLAPYAVRRLGGRAVVPAAVVHIAGLATVTATVLLGPWPHLSPLALAPGLALCGVGQGLELPLYFRNLLAAVPARLAGTGSGLAATLQQSCLAVGVATLGSLFLSLIPGLGMREALAVVLALQAAGLAGLGVLGFRMP from the coding sequence ATGAGCACCGACTGGTACCCGGCTGGGGGCTCCCGCAGGGTCGACAGCGTGACCACGACAACGACTTGTGTCCCGACCGCTGCCCCACCCCGCTCCCTCACTCCCCTGGGCCTGCTCACCCTCATGCTCGGCACGGCACTGCCGATGATCGACTTCTTCATCGTCAACGTGGCCCTGCCGACGATCGAGCGCGATCTGCACGCTCCCGCGGCGACCCTGGAGATGGTCGTGGCCGGTTACGCGGTCGCGTACGCCGTGCTCCTCGTGCTCGGCGGGCGGCTCGGCGACACCTACGGCCGGCGGCGGCTGTTCCTGTGGGGCGTGACCGGTTTCGGGCTGACCTCGCTGGCCTGCGGGCTCGCGCCCGACGCCTGGTGGCTGGTGGGCGCGCGGGTGGCGCAGGGTGCCGCGTCGGCGGCGCTGCTGCCCCAGGTGCTGGCCACCATCCACGCCACGACGAACGGCGAACGGCGCTCCCGTGCGGTGGCCCTGTACGGCTCGGTCGGCGGGGTGTCCGTGGTGCTCGGGCAGGTGCTGGGCGGCGTCCTGGTCGCCGCCGATCCCGCGGGCACCGGCTGGCGCGCGGTGTTCCTGGTGAACGTGCCGGTCGCGGTGGCGGCCTTCGGCCTCGCGATGCGGTCGGTGCCGGACAGCCGGGCCGAGCGGCCCGCCCGCGGCGACCTGGCCGGTACGGCCCTGCTGGCGGCGACGCTGACGGCCCTGCTGCTGCCGCTGACCGAGGGCCGGGCGGCGGGCTGGCCGCTGTGGTCGGTGCTGCTGCTGTGCGCGGCCCCGCTGCTCGCGTACGCCTTCCACGCGGTGGAACGGCACGGCGAGCGGACCGGCGGCGGCCCGCTCCTGCCGCCGTCCCTGCTGGCCGACCCCGGTGTCCGGCGCGGCCTGCTCCTCGGCCTGCCGGTGTTCATCGGTTTCGCGGGCTGGATGTTCGTGAGCGCGGTCACCCTGCAACAGGGCCTGGGCTACGGCGCGTTGACGGCAGGGCTGACGCTGGTGCCGATGGGGGTGGCGCAGTTCGCCGCGTCGATGCTGGCGCCGTATGCCGTACGACGGCTCGGCGGGCGGGCGGTGGTGCCGGCCGCGGTGGTGCACATCGCGGGCCTGGCGACGGTGACGGCGACCGTACTGCTCGGCCCGTGGCCGCATCTGAGCCCGCTCGCCCTGGCTCCGGGTCTCGCCCTGTGCGGTGTGGGCCAGGGCCTGGAGCTGCCCCTGTACTTCCGGAACCTGCTGGCCGCGGTCCCGGCGCGGCTGGCGGGCACGGGCAGCGGTCTCGCGGCCACGCTCCAGCAGTCCTGCCTGGCCGTCGGCGTGGCCACACTCGGCTCGCTGTTCCTGTCCCTGATTCCCGGCCTCGGCATGCGGGAGGCCCTCGCGGTGGTGCTGGCGTTGCAGGCGGCGGGGCTGGCGGGGCTCGGGGTGCTCGGTTTTCGAATGCCGTGA